From Planifilum fimeticola, the proteins below share one genomic window:
- a CDS encoding class II aldolase/adducin family protein encodes MEQLKELVHTAKELYRTGLVRGTSGNVSIRDPENPDRMWITPSAIPYDEITTEDLVQVDLESGTPVRGSRKPSSETPMHSAIYRLRSDVRAVVHTHSTYATMFACAGEEIPTVHYLIAEIGDRVPVADYAVYGSEELARNAVEALKSAGANGALLKNHGVITVGENLSSAYVRAEIIETVAQLAFGAKLIGRCETLSPEQLEETRKKFVSYFAVSKR; translated from the coding sequence ATGGAACAGCTGAAGGAACTGGTTCACACCGCCAAGGAGCTGTATCGCACGGGGCTGGTGCGGGGTACGAGCGGAAACGTCAGCATCCGGGATCCGGAGAACCCCGACCGGATGTGGATCACCCCCTCGGCGATTCCCTATGACGAGATCACCACGGAGGATTTGGTGCAGGTGGATCTGGAAAGCGGCACGCCGGTCCGGGGAAGCCGCAAACCTTCCTCGGAGACGCCGATGCACAGCGCGATCTATCGGCTCCGGTCCGATGTGCGGGCGGTCGTCCATACCCATTCCACCTATGCCACCATGTTTGCGTGTGCGGGGGAAGAGATTCCCACCGTTCATTATCTGATCGCCGAAATCGGGGACCGGGTCCCGGTGGCGGACTATGCCGTATACGGTTCGGAGGAGTTGGCCAGGAACGCCGTTGAGGCGCTCAAGAGCGCCGGCGCCAATGGAGCGCTTCTGAAAAACCACGGGGTGATCACCGTGGGGGAAAACCTGTCCTCCGCCTATGTCCGGGCGGAGATCATCGAAACCGTCGCCCAATTGGCTTTCGGCGCCAAGCTGATCGGACGCTGCGAGACGCTGTCGCCGGAACAATTGGAGGAAA